In Verrucomicrobiota bacterium, a genomic segment contains:
- a CDS encoding universal stress protein: protein MKNILVPVDFSDVTEAVVEAAFEQAVSSDAVIRVVHAAAVTPAFVGYGVGVVPDVEFREKILEAEQKQLDDIVNGLRERGVFAESDLPEGPIVDSLMKEIEENNIDMVVMGSHGHGAVFNIIAGSVTQALLRRSKVPVLVVPSKRS, encoded by the coding sequence ATGAAAAACATATTAGTACCAGTAGATTTCTCCGATGTAACTGAAGCAGTAGTTGAGGCGGCATTTGAACAAGCTGTTTCTTCTGATGCTGTTATTCGAGTTGTGCATGCGGCTGCCGTTACTCCTGCTTTTGTGGGGTATGGCGTCGGAGTTGTGCCTGATGTGGAATTCCGTGAAAAGATTCTGGAAGCTGAGCAAAAACAACTCGATGATATTGTGAATGGGCTGCGGGAGCGTGGTGTGTTCGCCGAGTCTGACTTACCTGAAGGACCGATCGTGGATTCTTTAATGAAAGAGATTGAAGAGAACAACATCGACATGGTTGTTATGGGTTCACACGGTCATGGCGCGGTGTTTAACATTATCGCTGGCAGTGTAACTCAAGCGCTGCTGCGCAGGTCAAAAGTACCTGTCCTGGTGGTTCCTTCCAAGCGGTCCTAA